The DNA region CGTCGCGGGAACCCTGCACTGGGACATCCTGGCGCTGTTCCGTGACGTGCTGGTCGGGCTGCGGGCCGCCGGCCCGGTCACCAGCATCGGCGTCGACTCCTGGGCGGTGGACTACGCTCTGCTCGACGCAGACGGCGCGTTGCTCGGCAATCCGGTGCACTACCGAGACGGGCGCACCGACGGCGTACCGCAGCGGCTGGCCCGCCGGCTCGGGGCCCGTCGCCTCTACACCACCACCGGGCTGGCCCAGCAGCCCTTCAACACCCTCTGCCAGCTCGTGGCGGCCGCCGACGCACCACAGCTCGCCGCCGCCCACCGACTGCTGATGATCCCGGACCTGATCACCTACTGGCTGACCGGGCGGGTCGGCGTCGAGGCCACCAACGCCTCGACCACCCAGCTGTACGACCTGCGTACCGGCACCTGGGCGGTCGAGCTGATGGCCGAGGCCGGCATTCCGGCACGCCTGTTCCCGCCGCTGTGGCGGCCCGGCGCCCGGATCGGTCCCACCCTGGCGGAGCTGGACCTGCCCGGTGCGCCGCACGTGGTGGCGGTCGGCTCCCACGACACGGCGTCCGCAGTCGTCGCGGTGCCCGCCACCAGCGAAAACTACGCCTACATCTCCTGCGGCACCTGGTCGCTCGTGGGGGTCGAGCTGGACCAGCCGGTGCTGACCGAGGCCAGCCGCCGGGCGAAGTTCAGCAACGAGGGCGGTGTCGACGGCACCATCCGCTATCTGCGCAACGTGACGGGCCTGTGGCCGCTGCAGGAGTGCCTGCGCGGCTGGGACAACCCCGAGCTGCCCGCGCTGCTCGCCGCAGCCGCCGCCGAGCCCGCCTTCCGTAGCGTGGTCGACATCGACGATCCGGTGTTCCTGCCACCAGGGGACATGCCGGCGCGGGTCGCCGAGGCGTGCCGTCGGTCCGAGCAGCCGGTGCCGCGGTCACCGGCTGCTGTCGTCCGCTGCGTCCTGGACAGTCTGGCGCTGGCGCACCGCCGCGCGGTCCACCAGGCGCAGGAGCTGTCCGGCCGGCGTGTGGACGTCGTACACATCGTCGGCGGTGGTGCGCGCAACGCGCTGTTGTGCCAGCTCACCGCCGACGCCTGCGGGCTACCGGTGCTGGCCGGCCCGGTGGAGGCCACCGCGATCGGCAACCTGCTGGTCCAGGCCCGCGCCGCCGGGGCGGTCGCCGGCGACCTGGCCGCGTTGCGCCGGCTGGTCCGCGACACCCAGCGGATCACGCGGTACCGGCCCCGGGACGGATCTGTACCGAGTCGGCTGATTCGATAGACTGACCGGCGATCGTGGTGTCGGCCTCGGCGGGCCGGTGCCGGTGTCGACCCCCTGCGGCTGCGTTCCGGTCCTCGGCGAGCCGGGTGCGCGCCGTCACCGCCAGCAAGGAGCCCCTTCGTGCCAGCAATCCGCCGATCCCGCGACCGCCGCGACCGTGCCGACGGTCACCTGCCGGGAGGTGCCGCGCGATGAGCAACCGGACCCGACCCCGGCGCCCCGCCGCGTCCCGCACCGCCGGCGCATCGAAGTCCCGACCGGTCACGGCATCGACGTCCCGCCAACTCGCCGTGCCGGCCCGGCGCATCGCTCCCGTGGTGATCGCGTTCGCGCTCGGCGCCCTGCTGGCCGGACCGATCGCCGCCGTGACCGCCGACAGCGGGCCGCCGACCGACGATCCGGTCGCGGTGCTGAGGGCGCAGGAGGCCGAACGCAACGCGGCGCAGATCGTCGAGCTGACCTCGTTGGCCCGGCAGATCCAGGGGAGTCTCGTTCCGGTGCTCGACGGGCTGGCCGAGGCGGTGCCCCCGGGGGCACCGCCAGGTCCGACCGCTACTCGGTCCGATGTGGAAGCATGGCAGGTGGTCACCGGCGACACGGTCGCGGTGTTCGCCAACCCGCCGTCCGGCGGCACCGGGGTCAACATCGCCCGCTCCGGCCTGGCCGCCTCGGTGCGCGCCC from Solwaraspora sp. WMMD791 includes:
- a CDS encoding rhamnulokinase family protein, with the translated sequence MTPRATRPVSVAAADLGASSGRVLRGEIGPDQLRLTVAHRFANEPVRVAGTLHWDILALFRDVLVGLRAAGPVTSIGVDSWAVDYALLDADGALLGNPVHYRDGRTDGVPQRLARRLGARRLYTTTGLAQQPFNTLCQLVAAADAPQLAAAHRLLMIPDLITYWLTGRVGVEATNASTTQLYDLRTGTWAVELMAEAGIPARLFPPLWRPGARIGPTLAELDLPGAPHVVAVGSHDTASAVVAVPATSENYAYISCGTWSLVGVELDQPVLTEASRRAKFSNEGGVDGTIRYLRNVTGLWPLQECLRGWDNPELPALLAAAAAEPAFRSVVDIDDPVFLPPGDMPARVAEACRRSEQPVPRSPAAVVRCVLDSLALAHRRAVHQAQELSGRRVDVVHIVGGGARNALLCQLTADACGLPVLAGPVEATAIGNLLVQARAAGAVAGDLAALRRLVRDTQRITRYRPRDGSVPSRLIR